The following are from one region of the Vitis riparia cultivar Riparia Gloire de Montpellier isolate 1030 chromosome 9, EGFV_Vit.rip_1.0, whole genome shotgun sequence genome:
- the LOC117921496 gene encoding uncharacterized protein LOC117921496 — protein sequence MVEVMSCGGTSAEYGKRCRKMVPVKSEVEDWDEPGLKQAQKRLKLDSSQELNQETGALHIPPLQYNLLDEPSPLGLQLKKSPSFLDLIQMRLTQGNAPKLGSVGKKVTKGTPVTSASEKLKASNFAASILRIGKWEYVSRYEGDLVAKCYFAKHKLVWEILDGSLKNKIEIQWSDIIALKANCPSEGPGTLDVVLARQPLFFRETPPQPRKHTLWQTTADFTGGQASLYRQHYLQCPQGLLGKHFEKLIQCDPRLNFLSKQPEIVLDFPYFGDTDSVLEDPDESKSHDFGLKREEDSSFSGLQDAPSRGRLSSSKIDPQDPVGGTTEIFFQNTLSPSSGKIMDTHVIEENGSIGTEGPKWLNNLCQIKVPGLHSSMSMSDLVSHIGHCLSEQTSSCNPIFPSDEPLNQDILEQITQYMFNDAQLSSASDEQSIMSRVNSLCCLLQNEPAAVQNFQVKSENGTDMAGDGRIGQLNPIAASCESKTAGDFPTPNDETNDVSSCKQPPAMSRKDSVGELLVNLPRIASLPQFLFNM from the exons ATGGTTGAGGTGATGAGCTGCGGCGGGACATCGGCGGAATACGGGAAGCGGTGCCGGAAGATGGTGCCGGTGAAATCGGAGGTGGAGGACTGGGATGAGCCGGGGCTCAAACAGGCTCAGAAGAGATTGAAACTCGATTCGTCTCAg GAGCTGAACCAGGAAACTGGGGCTCTTCATATCCCACCTTTACAATACAACCTGCTTGATGAGCCTAGCCCACTGGGTTTGCAGCTTAAGAAGAGTCCATCATTTTTGGATTTGATACAAATGAGGCTCACTCAAGGAAATGCTCCCAAGTTAGGAAGTGTAGGCAAGAAAGTTACCAAGGGAACTCCTGTTACAAGTGCCTCAGAAAAGCTCAAGGCTTCAAATTTTGCTGCTTCAATTCTCAGGATTGGGAAGTGGGAG TATGTGTCCAGATATGAAGGAGATTTAGTGGCGAAGTGTTACTTTGCTAAGCATAAGCTCGTGTGGGAAATCCTTGATGGTAGCCTGAAGAATAAAATAGAAATCCAATGGTCAGATATAATAGCTCTCAAGGCAAACTGCCCCAGTGAGGGGCCTGGGACCTTGGATGTAGTG TTAGCTAGGCAGCCTCTTTTCTTTAGGGAGACCCCTCCACAACCCAGGAAACATACCTTATGGCAGACTACTGCAGATTTTACTGGTGGGCAGGCAAGCTTGTATAG ACAACACTATCTGCAGTGTCCACAAGGCTTGTTAGGGAAGCATTTTGAAAAGCTTATTCAGTGTGATCCTCGTCTCAACTTTCTGAGTAAACAGCCTGAGATCGTTTTAGATTTTCCATATTTTGGAGATACAGATTCTGTTTTGGAGGATCCAGATGAATCCAAGAGCCATGATTTTGGTTTGAAGAGGGAAGAGGATTCTTCATTCAGTGGTTTGCAGGATGCACCATCAAGAGGTCGGTTGTCTTCTTCAAAGATCGATCCACAAGACCCTGTTGGTGGGACCACAGAAATTTTTTTCCAGAACACCCTTTCTCCGAGCTCTGGTAAAA tTATGGACACCCATGTTATTGAGGAAAATGGAAGCATTGGAACTGAAGGACCAAAGTGGCTTAACAATTTGTGTCAGATCAAAGTGCCTGGACTCCACTCATCCATGTCAATGAGTGATCTGGTGAGTCACATTGGACATTGCCTTTCAGAACAGACATCATCTTGCAATCCTATTTTTCCTAGTGATGAGCCACTGAACCAGGACATCTTGGAGCAGATTACCCAGTACATGTTCAATGATGCGCAACTTTCATCAGCTTCTGATGAGCAGTCCATCATGTCAAGGGTTAATTCTCTTTGCTGCCTTTTGCAGAACGAGCCTGCAGCAGTTCAAAACTTTCAGGTTAAAAGTGAAAATGGTACCGACATGGCTGGTGATGGAAGAATTGGGCAACTGAATCCCATAGCTGCATCATGTGAAAGTAAGACTGCTGGCGATTTTCCCACACCTAATGACGAAACAAATGATGTCTCCAGCTGCAAGCAGCCACCTGCCATGTCAAGAAAGGACTCAGTCGGGGAGCTTCTTGTTAATCTTCCAAGGATAGCTTCATTGCCACAGTTCTTGTTCAACATGTAG
- the LOC117921499 gene encoding uncharacterized protein LOC117921499, translating into MDLQWKTLTLIRFWKKKMLLVVLEDALVDLKLLGSSRDKWEDKTLTSPFLEAELEDGNIRKGEDETANGPISRNSHRTSVGHPTYSGMTLKPQRRVSGGESKSAAVNRKVAWTLFLEETKTQKEKKKMMSRECRHESGLQSPL; encoded by the exons ATGGATCTCCAG TGGAAAACACTAACCCTTATTCgtttctggaaaaaaaaaatgctgcTGGTAGTTTTAGAGGATGCATTGGTTGACCTAAAGCTCCTTGGTTCAAGCAGGGACAAATGGGAAGACAAGACTTTGACGTCTCCTTTTCTGGAAGCTGAATTGGAAGATGGAAATATCAGAAAAGGTGAAGATGAAACAGCTAATGGACCCATCTCCAGGAACTCCCACAGAACCAGTGTTGGACATCCAACTTATTCAGGTATGACTCTAAAACCACAGAGAAGGGTTTCAGGAGGGGAATCGAAGAGTGCTGCAGTAAACAGAAAAGTAGCATGGACTTTGTTCTTGGAAGAGACTAAAacccagaaagaaaaaaaaaaaatgatgtcaaGAGAGTGTAGACATGAGAGTGGACTTCAAAGTCCTCTTTAG
- the LOC117921497 gene encoding protein HEADING DATE REPRESSOR 1 isoform X1 codes for MDLPKKPDGNLDGFSTVSSSTRVFWNSRRRSGSGRNLEKVAEDTSDNTPKKQDESPPEETMQDISVLSERRKALFEPLEPLTGSRPLAESLLPPPDFDSANYPRGWLIGKKRKLVNVDVVESMRRIAVQEMNRKDREINGLNGQLEDDARCLEHLQVQLLQERSKRAEVERENLMLKDQLSMLMNMLQEQEAMENESTEEH; via the exons aTGGACCTTCCCAAGAAGCCTGACGGGAACCTTGATGGCTTCTCCACAGTCTCCTCCTCCACAAGGGTTTTCTGGAATTCCAGAAGGAGATCAG GAAGCGGGCGGAATTTAGAAAAGGTTGCAGAAGATACCAGTGATAATACACCCAAAAAACAGGATGAATCTCCGCCTGAAGAGACGATGCAGGACATTTCTGTTTTATCTGAGCGTAGGAAGGCTCTTTTTGAACCATTGGAACCTTTAACTGGGTCACGACCCTTAGCCGAATCCTTGCTGCCTCCACCTGACTTCGACTCTGCAAACTATCCTCGAGGTTGGCTGATAGGAAAGAAGAGGAAGCTTGTGAATGTGGATGTTGTTGAGAGCATGAGGAGAATTGCTGTCCAGGAAATGAATAGAAAG GACCGGGAAATAAATGGCTTAAATGGGCAGTTAGAAGACGATGCAAGGTGCTTGGAACACCTCCAAGTCCAGCTCCTGCAAGAACGCAGCAAACGTGCAGAGGTAGAAAGAGAGAACTTGATGCTGAAAGATCAGTTGTCTATGCTGATGAACATGTTGCAGGAACAGGaggcaatggaaaatgagagCACAGAAGAGCATTAA
- the LOC117921497 gene encoding protein HEADING DATE REPRESSOR 1 isoform X2: MFFLAGSGRNLEKVAEDTSDNTPKKQDESPPEETMQDISVLSERRKALFEPLEPLTGSRPLAESLLPPPDFDSANYPRGWLIGKKRKLVNVDVVESMRRIAVQEMNRKDREINGLNGQLEDDARCLEHLQVQLLQERSKRAEVERENLMLKDQLSMLMNMLQEQEAMENESTEEH; this comes from the exons ATGTTCTTTCTGGCAGGAAGCGGGCGGAATTTAGAAAAGGTTGCAGAAGATACCAGTGATAATACACCCAAAAAACAGGATGAATCTCCGCCTGAAGAGACGATGCAGGACATTTCTGTTTTATCTGAGCGTAGGAAGGCTCTTTTTGAACCATTGGAACCTTTAACTGGGTCACGACCCTTAGCCGAATCCTTGCTGCCTCCACCTGACTTCGACTCTGCAAACTATCCTCGAGGTTGGCTGATAGGAAAGAAGAGGAAGCTTGTGAATGTGGATGTTGTTGAGAGCATGAGGAGAATTGCTGTCCAGGAAATGAATAGAAAG GACCGGGAAATAAATGGCTTAAATGGGCAGTTAGAAGACGATGCAAGGTGCTTGGAACACCTCCAAGTCCAGCTCCTGCAAGAACGCAGCAAACGTGCAGAGGTAGAAAGAGAGAACTTGATGCTGAAAGATCAGTTGTCTATGCTGATGAACATGTTGCAGGAACAGGaggcaatggaaaatgagagCACAGAAGAGCATTAA